In a single window of the Verrucomicrobiia bacterium genome:
- a CDS encoding KH domain-containing protein, with translation MADNMSATIDQQFIEYIVKSLVSNPDAVTIERRIDEKGVLLELTVDGEDLGRVIGKRGATAQSLRTLLRALGTKNDARYNLKIVDVTGGTGPASDDGAAAPADDAAADDAPADATAAEEPEEKESEVVANTRKELEDLDDLDI, from the coding sequence ATGGCTGACAATATGAGTGCGACTATCGACCAACAATTTATCGAATACATTGTAAAATCATTGGTAAGTAACCCCGACGCCGTCACAATCGAGCGCCGGATAGATGAGAAAGGTGTTTTGCTAGAACTAACCGTAGATGGCGAAGATCTAGGCCGGGTTATTGGCAAACGTGGGGCAACCGCTCAGAGTCTGCGTACCCTGTTGCGTGCCCTGGGTACTAAGAACGATGCCCGCTATAACCTAAAGATTGTAGATGTTACCGGTGGAACAGGCCCCGCATCTGATGATGGCGCTGCCGCCCCTGCGGACGACGCTGCTGCAGATGATGCCCCTGCTGATGCTACTGCCGCGGAAGAACCCGAAGAAAAAGAGAGCGAAGTAGTAGCGAACACTCGCAAAGAACTAGAAGATTTAGACGACTTAGATATCTAG
- a CDS encoding glycosyltransferase — translation MSDAGYFVVERGKKVFKDDSLSVGRVKTKRLKVSSRADMSVVIPVFERPEVIACLNYLLCSLEDAGKSAHIVVVDQSLHKETRDVIYQGLQDIRARAGVASIVYHFDATLTISTAKNKGTQLLQESSQITSIGNFLLFIDSDVYLPRKTIQLLWERADEHPEMSAFGFPSMWLRDSTDLAYLDHPPAFDRLPRELINKPEGSLLRQGMLLRTKGVVQVPAIHGCFFAVRTPVFLEVGGFHPFFGMHGEHVELCARLTDLGYHMAYIMSSVIFHDDRTTLQYSIMRNLPGRERFLLATLVAMAARNEMRTNHEAEEVFLNLMRRKWLKNIGVKDQHIELTVALILELAELLRHFYHKGREFVDRALQLIDRNRIHLTIDRYLAETIEYISQNGETLASIFVSAPRHKELYKLHLQ, via the coding sequence GTGAGCGACGCTGGTTACTTTGTGGTTGAGCGGGGCAAAAAAGTTTTCAAGGATGATTCGCTGTCGGTAGGCCGTGTTAAGACCAAGAGGCTAAAGGTAAGTTCGCGGGCCGACATGAGTGTGGTCATACCGGTTTTCGAAAGACCAGAGGTTATTGCGTGCCTAAACTATTTGCTGTGCAGCCTGGAGGACGCAGGTAAGTCGGCTCACATTGTAGTGGTAGATCAGTCGTTGCATAAGGAAACACGGGATGTAATTTACCAGGGCTTACAAGATATCAGGGCTCGGGCGGGTGTTGCATCGATTGTGTACCACTTTGATGCCACGCTTACTATTAGTACTGCAAAAAATAAGGGCACTCAACTCTTGCAGGAGAGCAGTCAGATCACATCTATCGGAAACTTTTTGCTATTCATAGACTCCGATGTGTATCTGCCGCGCAAGACCATTCAGCTGCTCTGGGAGAGGGCTGACGAGCACCCTGAGATGAGTGCTTTTGGGTTTCCGTCTATGTGGCTTCGTGATTCGACGGATCTGGCATATCTTGATCATCCACCAGCCTTTGACCGGCTACCCAGAGAGCTTATAAACAAGCCCGAAGGGTCACTATTACGACAGGGTATGCTCTTGCGTACCAAGGGAGTGGTGCAGGTGCCGGCTATTCATGGCTGCTTCTTTGCTGTACGCACCCCTGTATTCTTAGAAGTAGGAGGTTTTCACCCCTTCTTTGGCATGCATGGAGAACACGTGGAGCTTTGCGCGCGCTTGACTGATCTTGGGTATCACATGGCGTATATCATGAGTTCGGTCATTTTTCATGACGATAGGACTACACTACAATATTCGATTATGCGCAATCTCCCTGGTCGCGAGCGTTTTCTGCTGGCTACCTTGGTGGCAATGGCCGCAAGGAACGAAATGCGAACCAACCATGAGGCCGAGGAAGTGTTCTTGAATCTGATGAGACGCAAGTGGCTAAAAAATATTGGAGTCAAAGATCAGCACATAGAACTCACCGTGGCGCTTATCCTTGAGCTGGCAGAGCTCCTGAGGCACTTCTATCATAAGGGGAGGGAATTTGTGGACCGGGCCCTGCAACTGATTGATCGTAACCGTATTCATCTAACAATAGATAGATACTTGGCAGAGACAATTGAATATATAAGCCAAAATGGCGAAACCTTGGCATCTATTTTCGTTTCAGCACCTCGCCATAAAGAGCTCTACAAGCTTCACTTGCAATAA
- the rpsP gene encoding 30S ribosomal protein S16 has protein sequence MLAIRMQRTGRKGHAQFRVVVQDSRRTPTSGRVVAALGHFNPHTKTAVIDKEKAAYYLEHGAQPSDRVARLLKNEGVKLPTWVKLPTAKQGATRHAEKLRKNRPAEEAAPKEIPAEEPAAEAAEASAKEAPAQAEPAAAEEKPAK, from the coding sequence ATGTTAGCCATTCGTATGCAGCGTACTGGTCGCAAGGGCCACGCCCAATTCCGCGTAGTCGTCCAAGATTCACGCCGGACCCCAACCAGCGGCCGTGTTGTAGCTGCTTTGGGCCACTTTAACCCTCATACTAAAACAGCGGTTATAGACAAAGAAAAAGCAGCCTACTACCTAGAGCATGGTGCGCAGCCTTCTGACCGTGTAGCTCGCCTGCTGAAAAATGAAGGTGTCAAGTTGCCTACATGGGTCAAACTACCCACTGCCAAACAGGGCGCCACCAGGCACGCCGAAAAACTGCGCAAAAATCGCCCTGCAGAAGAAGCCGCCCCTAAAGAAATACCTGCTGAAGAGCCAGCCGCCGAAGCCGCAGAAGCTTCAGCCAAAGAAGCTCCCGCACAAGCAGAACCTGCAGCCGCAGAAGAAAAACCCGCAAAGTAA
- the rnc gene encoding ribonuclease III, with protein sequence MDFSAYQAFAKDKLDITFKDLELLVTAFTHRSYVNEHKKTVKEHNERLEFLGDAVLELVVTEYLFTHHGEPEGILTNWRSALVRTESIGAAAARLGFEPLLRLSRGEKRGTARARAQILANSFEAVIGAMYLDQGYDVASEFIAKNLLITFDDILKSGSWMDPKSHLQELTQSQEGHTPQYKVLEEVGPDHEKSFTVGVFVNGKERGKGMGPSKQMAQVAAAENALHAIQKD encoded by the coding sequence ATGGATTTTTCAGCATATCAAGCATTTGCCAAAGACAAGTTAGATATTACATTTAAAGATTTAGAGTTGTTGGTAACGGCGTTTACTCATCGTTCGTATGTAAACGAACACAAGAAAACCGTCAAAGAGCACAATGAGCGCCTAGAATTCTTGGGCGACGCCGTGCTAGAACTGGTGGTCACCGAGTATTTGTTCACTCACCACGGCGAACCAGAGGGTATTTTGACCAACTGGCGGAGTGCTTTGGTACGCACCGAAAGCATTGGTGCGGCAGCTGCTCGCTTGGGTTTTGAACCTCTGCTACGGCTGAGTCGTGGCGAAAAGCGGGGTACGGCTCGTGCCCGCGCCCAGATACTGGCCAACTCTTTCGAGGCAGTGATTGGGGCTATGTATCTGGACCAAGGATATGATGTGGCCAGCGAGTTTATAGCCAAAAACCTATTGATAACCTTTGACGATATCCTCAAGTCAGGGTCCTGGATGGACCCCAAGTCGCACCTGCAAGAGCTGACGCAGAGCCAGGAAGGGCATACGCCTCAGTACAAGGTGCTCGAAGAGGTCGGTCCTGACCACGAGAAGTCCTTTACGGTTGGGGTGTTTGTGAACGGCAAAGAGCGCGGCAAAGGAATGGGTCCCAGCAAGCAAATGGCTCAGGTGGCTGCAGCCGAAAATGCCCTGCACGCTATCCAAAAAGATTAG
- the nusB gene encoding transcription antitermination factor NusB — MASNRHLGRIIALQTLYEQDFRLDCQDTTFDLESVLARNISRYKDMVDDQEFIRTLVFGVESKQTELDAILQPVAPEWPIDQIARMDRIVLRMGAYELIYGDGVPPKVVINEAVELAKAFGGENSSKFINGVLGTVLRERGGEEGASEGTPAKPKKAEQNEET, encoded by the coding sequence ATGGCATCGAACCGACACCTTGGCCGTATCATCGCACTGCAGACCTTGTACGAACAAGACTTTCGCTTGGATTGTCAGGACACGACTTTTGACCTTGAGTCAGTATTGGCGCGAAACATCAGCCGTTACAAAGATATGGTTGATGACCAGGAGTTCATCCGGACACTGGTTTTTGGCGTCGAATCCAAACAAACTGAGCTTGATGCCATTCTGCAGCCCGTTGCTCCAGAGTGGCCTATTGACCAGATTGCTCGCATGGATCGTATCGTTTTGCGCATGGGTGCTTACGAGCTTATCTATGGCGACGGTGTGCCACCCAAAGTTGTTATCAATGAAGCTGTTGAACTAGCCAAGGCCTTTGGTGGGGAAAACTCTAGCAAGTTCATCAACGGTGTCCTTGGTACGGTGTTGCGCGAGCGGGGTGGCGAAGAAGGTGCGTCCGAGGGAACTCCTGCCAAACCCAAGAAAGCAGAACAGAATGAAGAGACCTAA
- the trmD gene encoding tRNA (guanosine(37)-N1)-methyltransferase TrmD — MKIQIISLFPEMFPPVLETSMLYKAKDKGIVEYSYINLRDFGLGTRKTVDDTPYGGGDGMLLKPEPLFAAVEHAKQQDSDALVYLMTPRGDRLVQKRAQEIADEDSGMIIICARYEGYDERITTLVDRQVSIGDFVLTGGELPAMMLVDAVVRLIPGVLGGEKSAEIESFSDGDNLEFPQYTRPEDFRGMQVPEVLLSGNHAQIEAWRQEQANAQTR; from the coding sequence ATGAAGATACAGATTATTTCACTATTTCCAGAGATGTTTCCGCCCGTTTTGGAAACTAGCATGCTCTACAAGGCCAAAGATAAAGGCATTGTGGAGTATAGCTATATCAATTTGCGCGACTTTGGGCTGGGTACTCGCAAAACCGTAGACGACACACCTTATGGCGGTGGCGATGGCATGCTGCTCAAGCCAGAGCCGCTGTTTGCGGCGGTAGAACACGCCAAGCAGCAAGATTCTGATGCGCTGGTGTATCTGATGACGCCCCGAGGCGACCGTTTGGTGCAAAAGCGTGCCCAGGAGATTGCCGATGAAGACAGCGGGATGATTATTATCTGTGCCCGGTATGAAGGCTACGACGAGCGTATCACTACTCTTGTAGACCGGCAGGTAAGTATTGGCGACTTTGTGCTGACCGGCGGCGAACTGCCAGCCATGATGCTGGTAGACGCTGTTGTCCGGCTAATCCCTGGTGTTTTGGGCGGCGAAAAGAGCGCCGAGATAGAAAGTTTTAGCGACGGGGACAATCTGGAGTTTCCGCAGTACACTCGCCCCGAAGACTTTCGGGGTATGCAGGTGCCAGAAGTATTACTGAGTGGCAACCATGCCCAGATAGAAGCTTGGCGCCAAGAGCAGGCGAACGCTCAAACAAGATAA
- a CDS encoding glycosyltransferase family 4 protein yields MRIGIVGPSDERVPPVRYGGTEVQVSNLAEGLVEEGHDVTLFASGDSETSATLHATTPHAVRVLPEAADFDTRRRLNRTALKAGLRHIRDNQDAFDVIHTHTFPPELVIRASRIMNLTIPLVCTPHSRLDLSMYKRLQQNYPDAPFVSISNAQREPAPDLNYIATVYNGIKIPEYEVNESPGEDLLFVGRMCPEKDPLSAIEIAKKTGRRLIMAAKVDPINRDYFETEVEPAIDSSKDIEYIGEITPAERDELLRDAYALVAPINWPEAFGMFVAEAMAAGVPVVGRRRGALPELINEDEEKRTGYLGETVDEMANYVEKVEGLDRQGCRDHVELNFTAKKMVQGYISVYRQLLSQTA; encoded by the coding sequence GTGCGTATAGGTATTGTAGGGCCGTCAGATGAGCGAGTACCGCCGGTCCGGTACGGTGGCACCGAGGTGCAAGTATCTAACCTAGCCGAGGGTTTGGTAGAGGAAGGCCATGACGTAACACTCTTTGCCAGCGGCGACTCAGAGACATCCGCAACACTTCACGCCACAACGCCCCATGCAGTACGTGTGTTGCCTGAAGCTGCCGATTTTGACACACGCCGAAGGCTCAACAGAACAGCACTCAAGGCTGGCCTAAGGCATATTCGTGACAACCAGGACGCATTCGATGTCATTCACACCCACACATTCCCCCCTGAGCTTGTGATACGAGCCAGCCGTATCATGAATCTTACGATACCGCTCGTCTGCACGCCCCACAGCAGACTAGACCTTTCTATGTATAAAAGACTCCAGCAAAACTACCCAGACGCACCGTTTGTGAGCATCAGCAATGCACAGCGAGAACCAGCGCCAGATCTCAATTACATAGCCACTGTCTATAATGGCATCAAGATTCCGGAGTACGAAGTCAATGAGTCGCCAGGAGAAGACCTACTGTTCGTAGGCCGTATGTGTCCCGAGAAAGACCCGCTATCTGCCATAGAAATTGCCAAAAAGACCGGCAGACGCCTTATCATGGCGGCCAAGGTTGACCCGATAAACCGAGACTACTTTGAGACCGAAGTCGAACCCGCCATCGACAGCAGTAAAGACATCGAATACATAGGCGAAATCACACCCGCCGAACGCGACGAGCTACTACGCGATGCCTATGCGCTTGTTGCACCCATAAACTGGCCCGAGGCCTTTGGGATGTTTGTAGCAGAAGCCATGGCCGCTGGCGTACCTGTAGTGGGCCGAAGACGAGGTGCATTACCAGAGCTTATCAACGAGGACGAGGAAAAGCGCACCGGCTACCTGGGTGAAACCGTGGATGAAATGGCAAACTATGTAGAGAAAGTCGAGGGGCTCGACCGTCAGGGATGCCGTGACCATGTAGAGCTTAACTTTACTGCCAAGAAAATGGTTCAAGGCTATATTAGCGTCTATCGACAGCTCCTCTCACAAACGGCCTAG
- a CDS encoding NUDIX domain-containing protein produces MKRPKPLQKPLQGFRKFVHKRRPAISEVVREPTAGGIIFRRNPKSKDIEILLIQDAKNRWTIPKGHIEEGETAKETAEREIKEETGLQKMKVLNWLGKINFRYRRGSSLVLMTTEIFLVQGQGDTDDLKPEDWMNGIKWFPATEALDKIEYEDIGKIILLGLKKIRHAGL; encoded by the coding sequence ATGAAGAGACCTAAGCCATTACAAAAGCCCTTGCAGGGCTTTCGAAAGTTTGTACACAAGCGTCGTCCCGCTATTAGCGAGGTTGTGCGCGAGCCTACCGCTGGCGGCATTATTTTTCGTCGCAATCCCAAGTCCAAAGACATAGAGATCTTGCTAATCCAAGATGCCAAAAATCGGTGGACCATCCCAAAGGGCCACATAGAAGAAGGCGAGACAGCCAAAGAAACAGCCGAGCGCGAGATCAAGGAAGAGACTGGTCTGCAAAAGATGAAAGTCCTAAACTGGTTAGGCAAGATCAATTTCCGGTATCGTCGCGGGTCTAGCCTGGTGCTCATGACCACCGAGATATTCTTGGTGCAAGGCCAGGGTGACACCGACGACCTCAAGCCAGAGGATTGGATGAACGGTATCAAATGGTTCCCGGCTACCGAAGCTTTGGACAAGATAGAGTACGAAGATATCGGCAAGATTATATTATTGGGGCTTAAAAAGATTAGACACGCAGGACTATAG